One Tolypothrix bouteillei VB521301 DNA window includes the following coding sequences:
- a CDS encoding serine hydrolase, whose translation MKLHWFVLSLTSIVLLSSPAKATPSQSAYSNQSRAIAQSKYSNSIADNNSSKELDRLPEIEFIAPKPETDSVNSGDRDSFAEIVPTGKEMSPLNSQIQALMARYSFLLPGMFFLDLQSGDYLNINGDKAFPAASTIKFPILIALFQEIEAGRVRFDESLVMRRDLVAGGSGDMQSQSVGSRFSVLQTATKMMTISDNTATNMIIDRLGGKAVLNQRFQSWGLKNTTIRNLLADVNGTNTTSAKDLVRLSALVTNDKLINNTSRSQVLQIMRQCHNQSMLPSGLGSGAIIAHKTGTLRFVLGDAGIIQTPNGKIYLAGILVKRPNHDSRATEFIRQVSRFLYDYENTAQLTGFQR comes from the coding sequence ATGAAACTGCACTGGTTCGTATTAAGCCTCACATCTATTGTATTGTTATCTTCTCCAGCAAAAGCAACTCCATCACAATCAGCGTATAGTAACCAATCAAGAGCGATCGCGCAGAGTAAATACTCCAATAGCATTGCGGATAACAATTCTTCAAAAGAATTAGATCGTTTACCGGAAATTGAATTTATTGCGCCAAAACCTGAAACTGATTCTGTAAATTCAGGCGATCGTGATTCATTTGCCGAAATTGTTCCTACAGGCAAAGAAATGTCACCGCTTAATTCTCAAATTCAAGCTTTAATGGCTCGTTACAGTTTTCTCCTCCCAGGAATGTTTTTTTTGGATTTGCAGTCTGGTGATTATTTAAATATTAATGGAGATAAAGCATTTCCAGCAGCTAGCACCATTAAATTCCCCATTTTGATAGCATTATTTCAGGAAATAGAAGCCGGTAGAGTGCGTTTTGATGAATCTTTGGTGATGCGACGGGACTTAGTTGCTGGTGGTTCGGGAGATATGCAAAGTCAATCTGTTGGCAGTCGATTTAGCGTCTTGCAAACTGCAACTAAGATGATGACTATCAGTGATAATACCGCCACAAATATGATTATTGACCGTTTGGGTGGTAAGGCGGTATTAAATCAGCGTTTTCAGAGTTGGGGATTGAAAAATACCACAATTCGCAATCTTCTAGCAGACGTTAACGGAACTAATACTACCAGTGCAAAAGACTTAGTGAGATTATCTGCGCTAGTTACCAACGACAAATTAATTAATAACACCAGTCGTTCTCAAGTTTTGCAAATAATGCGTCAATGCCACAACCAAAGTATGCTACCTTCTGGTTTGGGTTCGGGTGCTATCATTGCCCATAAAACTGGAACGCTGAGATTTGTGCTTGGAGACGCGGGAATTATTCAAACACCAAACGGAAAAATATACTTGGCAGGAATTTTGGTCAAAAGACCCAATCATGACTCCAGAGCAACAGAATTTATTCGTCAAGTTTCCCGATTTTTGTATGATTACGAGAATACTGCACAATTAACAGGTTTTCAACGGTAA
- the ispE gene encoding 4-(cytidine 5'-diphospho)-2-C-methyl-D-erythritol kinase: MRSYTLIAPAKINLYLEIIGDRSDGYHELVMILQSIGLADEIHLQAGSIDTIRLHCNQPDLPTDRGNLAYRAAELMTVKFPDAYAKYGGVDININKRIPIAAGLAGGSANAAAVLVGIDLLWNLGLTSTELEQLGSLLGSDVPFCVGGGTAIATGRGEQLSPLNALDNIYIVLGKYRSLEVSTAWAYKTYRQQFGDTYLRDTESLVARAAAVHSGSIVKAIVNRDPKEIAQKLHNDLERVVLPEYPQVLQLRETFAAAGVLGTMMSGSGPSVFGICESQEQAEQVKTRVRETIPDKDLELFVTQTITHGVQFTVNR, translated from the coding sequence ATGCGTAGTTACACCTTAATAGCTCCTGCCAAAATCAACTTATATCTAGAAATTATTGGCGATCGCTCCGACGGGTATCACGAGTTAGTTATGATACTCCAAAGTATTGGCTTAGCAGATGAAATTCATTTACAAGCAGGGAGTATTGACACCATCCGCCTTCACTGCAACCAACCAGATTTACCAACAGACAGAGGTAATTTAGCATACCGTGCTGCCGAACTCATGACGGTAAAATTTCCAGATGCTTATGCAAAATATGGCGGTGTGGACATTAATATTAACAAGCGCATCCCTATAGCCGCAGGGTTAGCAGGAGGATCGGCGAATGCAGCAGCTGTATTGGTAGGAATAGATTTGCTGTGGAATTTAGGTCTAACTAGCACAGAATTAGAGCAGCTTGGCTCTCTACTGGGTTCAGATGTACCATTTTGCGTGGGAGGTGGAACTGCGATCGCGACAGGTAGAGGTGAGCAGCTTTCGCCGCTTAATGCTTTAGACAATATATATATAGTATTGGGCAAATACCGCAGTTTAGAAGTTTCTACCGCTTGGGCATACAAAACCTACAGACAGCAATTTGGGGATACATATCTGAGAGATACAGAAAGCTTGGTAGCTCGCGCTGCAGCAGTTCATTCTGGATCGATAGTCAAAGCTATAGTAAATAGAGACCCAAAAGAAATTGCCCAAAAGCTGCACAACGATCTAGAGCGTGTGGTGTTACCAGAATACCCGCAAGTCTTGCAACTGCGAGAAACATTTGCAGCAGCAGGTGTTTTAGGAACGATGATGTCTGGTTCGGGACCGAGCGTATTTGGGATTTGTGAATCTCAAGAGCAAGCAGAACAAGTTAAAACTCGTGTTCGAGAAACTATTCCTGACAAGGATTTAGAATTATTCGTTACTCAAACCATTACACATGGAGTACAATTCACGGTTAATCGTTAA
- a CDS encoding DUF3082 domain-containing protein, whose amino-acid sequence MADQKIAQPTDSQAQVPTNPLRCIIGAVISGALTYGLYSLMIGIVTTYANKPIASNSQLAANIASAVRTLVIGVTALGTGVFGIVTIGLLALAVQLVVQKQTGKQN is encoded by the coding sequence ATGGCAGACCAAAAGATCGCGCAACCAACAGACTCTCAAGCGCAAGTACCTACAAATCCTTTACGCTGCATAATAGGAGCTGTGATTTCCGGGGCATTAACTTATGGATTGTACTCTCTCATGATTGGCATAGTGACAACCTATGCCAATAAACCCATTGCATCAAATAGCCAATTAGCAGCAAATATTGCTTCTGCTGTCAGGACTTTGGTTATAGGTGTTACAGCTTTAGGTACTGGAGTCTTTGGCATAGTCACAATAGGTTTGTTGGCATTAGCAGTGCAACTGGTTGTTCAAAAGCAAACAGGAAAACAAAATTAA
- a CDS encoding pentapeptide repeat-containing protein, which produces MGSRELLALISSGIQAWNQWRDKNPEVKPDLSHIEISTILDGINFSYANLQGVKIYEAELRNANFHSADLSGVDFSIADLSGANLSYADLSDGLFLASVEFHGANLSGANLARADLGVCVLYHGLLFRASLSGVNLSHANLHHASLRFADLNDANLHGANLSGADLCAADLKGANLFGADLSYADLRGANFSNANLTYANLSHAKLLGSPDFEKLGIYDLSYLNDRKANFSNANLNGTCLHPTGLEFILPIAVN; this is translated from the coding sequence ATGGGAAGTCGCGAATTGTTAGCTTTGATTTCGTCCGGTATCCAAGCTTGGAACCAATGGAGGGACAAAAATCCTGAAGTTAAACCAGATTTAAGTCATATAGAAATTTCGACTATCTTAGATGGTATAAACTTCAGTTATGCAAATCTTCAAGGAGTCAAAATTTACGAAGCCGAACTGCGAAATGCGAACTTTCACAGCGCGGACTTAAGTGGTGTTGATTTTAGCATTGCAGACTTAAGTGGAGCCAACCTGAGCTACGCTGACCTCAGTGATGGGCTATTTTTAGCATCAGTAGAGTTTCACGGAGCTAATTTAAGTGGAGCAAACCTCGCAAGAGCAGACCTGGGGGTATGCGTCCTCTATCACGGTCTTTTGTTTCGAGCAAGTTTAAGTGGAGTTAACCTCAGCCATGCGAATCTCCATCACGCAAGTTTGCGATTTGCGGATCTTAACGATGCCAACCTTCATGGAGCAAATCTTTCTGGGGCAGATCTTTGTGCAGCTGATTTGAAGGGAGCCAATCTTTTTGGAGCTGACCTCAGCTATGCTGACTTAAGAGGAGCCAATTTTAGCAATGCCAATCTCACATACGCAAACCTCAGCCATGCAAAGTTGCTTGGTTCACCTGATTTTGAGAAATTAGGAATTTATGACCTCAGTTATCTGAATGATAGAAAAGCTAATTTTAGTAACGCCAACTTGAATGGAACATGTTTACACCCAACGGGTCTCGAATTCATCTTGCCCATCGCCGTAAATTAA